In the genome of Brachypodium distachyon strain Bd21 chromosome 3, Brachypodium_distachyon_v3.0, whole genome shotgun sequence, the window TTTGGAATTTGGAACTCTTAATTACCAAAGATGACAATGTTGTCCAAATGATTCCCAAACAGAGGAATTCATGTTCTTGGGTCATGCTTGTCCGTTCCTTAATCCTGCTGTTGTTATGAACCTACGTGCCAATTTTCTGTCTACAAAAAAATTGGACCACTTATTCTCACAGTATTTTTTGTCATGTCTTATCAAGGAATCATTCTTTAGCTCATATGCCACAGATCCATTATCAGGTACCTTTTCCTGCGAGGTTCCCTACTTTTTGGCAAGTGCACCTCTATGTTTGAGAATCCAATCTTTCAGATGCTATATTTAATGATCGTTTTATTCTTATGACATCGCCATCACATAATTCCATGCTTCTTTGTAGAGAAATCTCCTCTTGCATTCTTTAGTGAGTGTCAGAAGGTTAGGAAATCTGCATATACTATTGTTCAAGATTATAAGATCCTTCCATAAATACTTCTTCTTGCAGAGCAGCATGCTTAAGAGCATAGGTTGAACCTCTATTCTGACCCAAAACCATTGTTGCCATGTAGCACTTATATTTACATGATATTTTGAATCTTGGTGCACTCAACCATAAACTTTGACTGGTTTTCCCCTCCACCCATCACATATCATGGCAGGCTGACAGGTGTAGTGAATTGTTAATTTGTCGGTCAACATAAATTCCATTTGGATATTGATTCGAAGCATGACATGATTCTCTTCACCTTTCATAGAAAGGGGGAATAATTGAAAGAAAACACCTCACTTTGAAGACTGAAAAGAGGATATCCAGTGCCACAGCTTTCCAGGAATCGTGGTAAGGGTGTGAGATAATAAGGGTTCAAGTTGATACTTGTGTCCAATTTTTGTTTAAGTACCAAGTTTAGATTCATTACCAAGAGACTACACATTGCTTCACAGTAGAGATATGCTCTCCAGTTGGTGAGAATCCTAGCTACTTGCCTGGTGGGGTTCTTTTCCATCATCTCGAATCCACCTTTCCACACCTTAGGATGGTGAAAACTTGAACTAAATTGTGTGTATGATCCGCATATGTGCAAACACCTTCAACTTTTGCTGATGTGATTGATGCAAAGGAGCAGTGGTGTTCCGTACCTTCATGGGATAATCTACTTCTGCACTAGatagcctttccctttctcaCAAATCCCTCTTGTGAAAAGGTGGCAACGTCTGCAAAGTTAACTGTGTGGATACTGGCCAAGTATGGGAATCTCAGTTGGCTAGCAGAGTGAATGGACATGCTGCCCACACGTTCGAGGCCTAGCCTCCTCAAGGCGCCACaggttttcttctttctatAAAAGAGACCAGGGGAAAGTCCCTTGTTGGTCCTATTCTTTTAATTGAAACAATTATTGAGGACCAAGATGGGGGACACGTAGTAATATAGAAATGTCTGGCAAATAGTTATTACTTTCTGAATGTAAGTCGAGGCTTGGAGCATCTTTCTGTTATATTCCTTTAGTAAATAGCCAAGCAGAAACATAATAAGGCAAGTGGATAATGCTTTGACCAGTGTCAATGAATATATACTAAATAGATAGTACCAGTTACAGTGTTAATTCAAAATTAATACCGTGTCTTCGCTTACTATTCAGTAGCAAGTGTTCTGACCATGTATCATCCAATAGTATGGCAGCTTTCGTGCATCCTGTTGTGCTCAGAATAAGATTAGATGAAACTACTTGAGGCAAGCCTAAAACTATAAGCTTTTAAACTTCATTTTTCAGATGAAATTTTTGGAACAAATCAAGATTACAAGGTAACTTAACTGTAGTTGGTCCACGAAATGGTAAACGATGTTGGTGCTAACCTTAACAGAACAAACTTTTCAAGAACATCGGAGACACAAGAAGGGCTTACACCTTATAAGAAGTGGTGGTATGTGCTTTATTCTAAATTCTGATAAGCTGTTAGAAATGTCATCATTTACTGCTTGctatttcttaattcttatCAACTAGGTTAGGCATATGCTTTTGTTTACTTGATCTTGCCCTAGGTTTAAATTCTTGTAATATTTGCTTAGACTTATAACTGGACTTGTTCGAAATAAGTTGGAAATTCTTTGGACTTGTTAAATTTACCAGAAGGAACTATTATGAGTTTAGCAGCAAGTTGCTAAAACAAATCATGATGTGAACTCTTTTAAAATCAGTCATATTTGGTGTGATATTCAGAGAATATTGTCATAGGGCTTAACCTACTTGATGGATTTACTAGTTTCCTGCAATACCCACTGGAAATTCTAAATGCTCAACTCTTGAGTAgatttagtattttttttaccaggaGTATTGCCATTCCATTATCCTTGAGGACTACTACGAAATAAAGGTTCCTTTAGCGTGGGCTGTTTGGATCCTGGTTTGGGGAACATATAATcttcccttcttttcttcttctttagaCTATCGAGGCTTGTGGTAACTCCGACAAATCACGAACCATTATTCCATGGAAATTGAACATGTGTGCTCTTACGTAACATGAAAGCAATCTCATGAATCCCAAATCTAATTATGCCACTTCATTAGACAGTAATGTTTTCTTATTTATAATTTTCTATTGTCTGAGACCTGGAATGTTAAAGCAGCTGACAAAGGAGACTTGACCGAATAACCTGTCCAGTTCTGCTATCATTTTGCTCAAAGTACAGGTACTATGgattgatatatttttctttaatttgttTGACCACAGATCACAGAgccatatactccctccgtccggaataagtgacttggatttgtatagattcttatacaaatccacttCACTtgtttccggacggagggagtatcatattGCATGTCAGTGTTCTCTGCCCATTTAAATGCATATACTAATTTGCAGTTCAGTTGAGTAGAATATGAAGGAAGAAATAAGTAGTCCTATCCTTTTGACTCAATAATGACTCATTTTCCCTGAATTGCAGAAAGTCCAAAATAAGCAATTTAGGGTGTATTAATTCATACTAAATTGGGTGGCATCCCCATAAAAGAATTTTAGCGGAGATGCAGAACAAGATTACAAGAATGAAGCTAATAGTAAACACTAGCCCACCACATATGGATTGCACAAGAGATTCTGTACTCCTCTTGTCCTTTTCAGTGTAAATgatctattaaaaaaatgagtatgattttttttttgagaaaagtaTGATATTATACATGCATTCAACACTTGTAAGACCTTCCCGAAATTTAATCATTAGCTTGTGATAGACAGATATTGATGATCTTTCTTACCGACGGGAGATTATCAACACAAATTGGTAGTTGCTAACTTTGTCTTGTACTTGCTACAATCAGGGCTTGTGTTCCGAAAGGATCTGCTATTCTTCAAGCTGGTAAATTATCAACAAGGATGTCTGCATACTGCTATCCTGGTGGTTACGAAGTGCGAAATGGCCTTGTAGGACTGTATATTACCACTTGTTCATTGTATAGTATTTTAGGTATAACTATAATTATGTGAAGTACCAAATGTGCCCTTAAGAATTTACTAATACACCAGACATGAAGCAGTGAGTCGATGAATTTACTAATACCACGAACCATGCCCCACCTTCCCCTCCTATATAAATAGCACAGCTATACTCACTCTTTGTTCCACAGGAGTACGAGCAGACATAAGTTGTAGCCATTACTAGTCCCCTGGCTTTTCTTGAAACATTTCTCTGTGTTGAGGAAACAACAAAAGGGGAAGAGAGAATAGAGAGAGAATGAGTCAATCTTGGACAAAAAGACAAAACGCTCTCTTTGAGAGTGCTCTAGCGGTATTTGAGAAGGACACGGCAGATCGCTGGCAGAATGTGGCACGAGCGGTCGGTGATGGGAAGTCCGCTGAGGATGTGAAGAGGCATTATGAAGAGCTGGAGAAGGATGTGGAGGACATGGAGTCTGCTGGAGGCCGTCAAGGATCTGACAACAGCGTCTCCGGCgctagcagcagcaacagcaactcTTGGGGCAGTGCCAATGAGGACCGCAGGTATTAAGAATCCCTTACTCTCTCTCCATGACtgtcccatgcatgcataatcaCGTTGTACATCCTCTTCATGCACCATTACGAACAACTAGTCTTAGTTATATATTCGAGAACGCTGTTGTTTGTTCTTGATGTACTCACTTGAGTTTGAAGCTTTTGATCATTTGATGATTTCGAACTTCCTATATTCTGTGGTCCACCTAGATTATCCCCCCTCTCCCCTCTAATATGTGACGTGCATTTATAGCTTGTTCCTTGTGTCTTGTTCCCTGGGCTCATTTTTCAGTGTCCAACGAGCTTTGAACATCTTTATCATGTCTCTTCTGAAATGTAAGTCAAATCCATTGTCCTTAGAATTTTCTTATGCGATTTGTTTATTAATTATACATTTTTGTCGAAGTACAAAATTTGACTAGGCAGattgctttttttcttttcggaaCTTACCTACCCTCCatttttcacaaaggttggcatattttgtttcgttaagacaaggctttgaccaattataactctattaatatgtgtttttacatacatgaaatttatatcaatagatttgtctttaaaagttctttctaataatcatgattttgtatcatataggttacatattaatagtgtaATTCTTGATCAAAGCCTTGttttaacgaaacaaaatacgccaacctttgtgaaatggagggagtatattatagCTTCCATTTTCCATTTCCATCTCGTGATATAGCCTGTTTTAGCATGTGAGCCTTGTTTGTAAGGAGTATTCCCAAGTTCCTACTAGTTATATACACTTTGtactcttttttcttgttttgggCTCTGTTGATTGAGACATCATTTTGACGAGACAACTCAGACAAGTCCAACTGGTTCCTTTTTCTAACTCTTTCTTATTTATTGTCTGTCAACACCATGCAAATTGAACTAAACGGAGGATGCATCATAAATAACTGGTATGCTAAAAGTTTAGACCGCGGGCAACACCACCTGTCCATTATGATGATCTGCAGGCAAAAAAATTTAGTGGATAACCATGGCCACTATCAATATATGATCCAATTTAGTGTCGAATTACATGTAGTACCATGGGAAAGATATGTATAAACTCCAGTACCCATAGTTAGTTATTAATCCCAACATTACCCATAGTTAGTTATTAATTTGTAGCAGAACAGATAAGCCTATTCAGTTGAACGGAGAAGCAGGTCGGTCTAGTATTTGCTAGTCTAAAATTCTTCTGTGCTAGCAACTGTGTTCTTGCCATTACTGTGTTCGTGCTGCTGCTTATGCTTCGAAAAATTCAGCACTCAAATTGTGTGCTTGTGAGAGTAGTCACGATAAGGACACCAGTGCAGGTGTCCCTTTCGGAAGTTGCGCTTTGCATTCCTGTCCAAAAAGAGGAAGGCCCCATACCTGCTTACTCCCTACACCATGGTGATCAAGCATGCATATTTTCGTAAAGTTTGCAGGCAAATAATTACAGAACCCCACCATCTTAAACTTGCCCACCTTTATGATGAATAAATCACTTTCACAGTAGTGCACATTCGGTTCCCGATCTTTCCACTTATTCCAACTGGTAACAATGTCGTGATTGTGGTTTCTTGTTCCAGGGGAAGGAACCTCAATCTTCAGTGAATGTGATCTGGAAGGAGCTGGTTGGTCTCTAGAGAGCTTGAAGCAGCATGCCTCgcagcaaaacaaaaacataacCAAGTCTCTCTGAAGATGCTGTTACCTTTGCTTATTGTTCGAGTCCATGTGCTCTTGTGTTGTCTGTACGTCAACAT includes:
- the LOC100823169 gene encoding protein RADIALIS-like 4, whose amino-acid sequence is MSQSWTKRQNALFESALAVFEKDTADRWQNVARAVGDGKSAEDVKRHYEELEKDVEDMESAGGRQGSDNSVSGASSSNSNSWGSANEDRRGRNLNLQ